From a single Hippoglossus stenolepis isolate QCI-W04-F060 chromosome 2, HSTE1.2, whole genome shotgun sequence genomic region:
- the LOC118119592 gene encoding sialidase-4-like: MKQCEICCWATFAVGPVHALQTQSGRLIVPVHAYRNELSSCCCLKGWASTSYALALYADHPYTKWQFGNMLQTESGECQMAELLDDKGNYVVYCNARSKSGHRVEAVSQNEGVAFANQTGSKGSEKIVETASGCQGSVVSFPAQSEDADTKDEDNSNNTWLLFTHPTHVCKRVNLGVYLNKSPQDPDKWSKPWIINSGTSGYSDLAYVGKGWFVCLMERGEGEKLNQISSVMFSCSQVEQGIGQITSVLLL; the protein is encoded by the coding sequence ATGAAGCAGTGTGAAATCTGTTGCTGGGCCACATTTGCTGTTGGGCCGGTCCATGCTCTTCAAACACAGAGCGGCAGGTTGATTGTTCCTGTCCATGCTTATCGAAATGAGCTAAGCTCCTGTTGCTGTTTGAAAGGTTGGGCCTCTACTTCATATGCACTCGCCCTGTACGCTGATCATCCATACACAAAGTGGCAGTTTGGCAACATGCTTCAAACCGAATCAGGTGAATGTCAAATGGCAGAGCTCTTAGATGACAAAGGCAACTATGTTGTCTACTGCAACGCCCGTAGTAAGAGTGGCCATCGAGTGGAAGCTGTCAGTCAGAACGAGGGTGTCGCTTTTGCCAACCAGACCGGCAGTAAGGGGAGTGAGAAGATTGTTGAAACGGCTTCAGGTTGTCAGGGTAGTGTGGTCTCCTTTCCAGCTCAAAGTGAAGATGCAGATACTAAGGATgaagacaacagcaacaacacctGGCTGCTCTTCACCCACCCAACCCATGTGTGCAAAAGGGTTAATTTAGGAGTGTATCTGAACAAATCCCCACAGGATCCAGACAAATGGAGCAAACCCTGGATCATTAACAGTGGAACCAGTGGTTACTCAGACCTGGCTTATGTTGGTAagggttggtttgtgtgtcttaTGGAGCGTGGGGAGGGGGAAAAACTGAACCAGATATCTTCCGTGATGTTTAGCTGCAGCCAGGTCGAGCAAGGCATTGGACAGATAACATCAGTACTGTTGTTGTAG